From a region of the Argiope bruennichi chromosome 8, qqArgBrue1.1, whole genome shotgun sequence genome:
- the LOC129981451 gene encoding uncharacterized protein LOC129981451 has product MRSGDLLVEVNSRKQAQQIQKIKNLATIPVTVNPHQSLNTSKGVITCGELLNVPLEVIIAEMKPQGVTNVRRITLRRDGELLETKHHILTFNTPKLPEFAYAGYIRLPVRPYIPNPLRCFHCQRFGHSKMNCRGSLTCARCAGKGHDSQECSAQEKCVNCSGNHPSYSRSCPRWILEKQITTVKFKEDITYPEARRKVQAQTPTPGKSYASVLQNTYCSNCSCANCVKNSKKYKPPEKLTDSDSEKSINDTSEKSINDTSDTPKVVKTKSKRKKQSSLTLKLAKRGLSQKDLPLKLKKSTSKNSVALGMAMQGNVHKDLTTIFGDKLHSPDIKLHPSEDEDELDMSCDDPATQTNASVLSPAKHLS; this is encoded by the coding sequence atgcgctCTGGTGACTTGCTTGTTGAGGTTAATTCTCGGAAGCAAGCCCAGcagatacaaaaaattaaaaatttagctacaATACCGGTTACTGTTAATCCACATCAATCTTTGAACACCTCTAAAGGTGTGATTACCTGTGGCGAATTGCTAAATGTTCCCTTGGAGGTAATTATTGCAGAAATGAAACCGCAGGGTGTCACGAATGTTCGCCGCATCACTCTTCGGCGTGATGGAGAACTTCTGGAGACAAAACATCACATTTTAACGTTCAATACACCTAAACTGCCAGAATTTGCTTATGCCGGCTACATCAGACTACCAGTCCGTCCATATATACCAAACCCTCTGAGATGTTTCCATTGCCAGCGCTTTGGACATTCTAAAATGAATTGCCGCGGGTCATTAACATGTGCCCGTTGTGCAGGTAAAGGGCATGACAGCCAGGAATGTTCCGCACAGGAAAAGTGTGTGAACTGCAGTGGCAATCACCCTTCTTATTCTCGATCATGCCCGCGCTGGATACTAGAGAAACAAATCACTACTGTTAAGTTCAAAGAAGATATTACGTATCCCGAAGCCAGGCGTAAGGTTCAAGCGCAAACGCCTACTCCTGGTAAGAGTTATGCTTCTGTACTTCAAAACACCTATTGTTCAAACTGCTCCTGTGCAAATTGTgtgaaaaactctaaaaaatacaAACCACCTGAAAAACTTACAGATTCCGattctgaaaaatcaattaatgatacttctgaaaaatcaattaatgataCTTCTGACACTCCTAAGGTTGTAAAAACAAAGTCTAAACGCAAAAAACAAAGCTCACTAACATTAAAACTTGCAAAACGCGGTCTTTCGCAAAAAGATTTacctctgaaattaaaaaaatcaacctcCAAAAATTCCGTCGCTTTGGGAATGGCGATGCAGGGTAATGTCCACAAGGATTTAACAACGATCTTTGGGGATAAGTTGCATAGCCCTGATATAAAATTACATCCCTCTGAGGATGAAGATGAGCTTGATATGAGTTGCGATGATCCGGCAACTCAGACTAATGCCTCTGTTCTTTCTCCAGCCAAAcatctctcttaa